In Anaerolineae bacterium, a single genomic region encodes these proteins:
- a CDS encoding protein kinase, giving the protein MIGRNLGNYRLIEQIGIGGMATVYKAYDPDTDRYVAVKILPEHFSQDPKFRQRFEREAKAIAKLEHIHILPLFTYGEDNGIAYMVMRYLEAGSLTDRMKKGALSLTEASRLLSQIAAALDYAHAHGVLHRDVKPSNVLLDSSGNAFLMDFGIAKMVASTLDLTGGGILGTPAYMSPEQCRGNTELTPASDQYSLGIILYEMVTGRPPFQAETPIALIHMQLNDPLPLPRQVRPELSEEIERVVLKALTKDPNLRFRTCGDMVAAFARAVAKISPEQTQPAEDSLTIASEIPAAVTTPDIEDATVLHGTAVPGQAARPRRRFPVWAFGLAGVLVIGLLAVAVAVVVGLIPSGQAEETQPSVTVVELPEGTRRVKPCVWDDHGPGLCIYDPPREQPDQKILPETDFEITGGVSWSPDGKKIAFSAIELGGNPSQDHALYLVNADGTDLAKLPPINNDIGPAWSPDGEWLAFHSGCDLAIMHPDGSEPKIIWNSDGQQSACVEQPQWSPDSRSIVVSGMVGGGGEPTFPATREVWIVSDEGHTFTSIATIVYENDECLMPDVAFSPDNTHVTYLDEKCRAWLVNADGSGQPELLDEFPYWWTAAVDPQWGQAKPVPEIEPESATPLEPTPDFADTLTDKIIEHCENSEPPQLCLRNAVTNRVAPITQNLTFETIILFAWSPDGEQIVFDAGTDPATDIYDHKLYLIKADGSNLKQLTSGNTNDVFPDWSPDNQLIAFARDCSLWVIRPDGTGAKQLLPGDDRFCVSIPAWSPDSRQIAFLNSPDDETIPYEILILDPNQPAPKVVHSFDRPVEPFLITWNPDGQQLAIWFAGDAQPRIVLVNINGSGEPKLIEGEMLEILNPWTWIPSYWPRWAGKQTVVRPPVQESKETLIPSDPWGDIVIPPGGTINLAFVGALSGELSELGAVQKNAFLMALEEKSAIKGFPIKAGLIVDGGCGDPDLGQKAAQDVVVEANIVGLVGHTCSASCMGGAPVYEDAHLVWISPSCSNPNLTEQGFDVFNRLVFRDDRDGDEKNAQVVDTPIYQEFAQSYQDAYGQSLAEIGSGFFAAYTYDATNILLQAIEVVSVEDEAGNLIIGRHILAEAVRNIPAYPGVTGVIRFDDQGDRLLP; this is encoded by the coding sequence ATGATCGGTCGGAATCTTGGTAATTATCGCCTGATTGAACAAATTGGCATCGGTGGAATGGCTACCGTTTACAAAGCCTACGATCCCGATACGGACCGTTACGTGGCCGTTAAAATTCTGCCCGAACACTTCTCCCAGGACCCCAAATTTCGCCAGCGTTTTGAACGCGAGGCCAAAGCCATTGCCAAATTGGAACACATTCATATTTTGCCCCTCTTCACCTATGGCGAAGACAACGGCATCGCCTATATGGTCATGCGTTACCTGGAAGCCGGTTCGCTCACCGACCGGATGAAGAAAGGGGCGTTGTCCCTGACCGAAGCCAGCCGCCTATTGAGTCAAATTGCCGCCGCCCTGGATTACGCCCATGCCCATGGCGTGCTGCACCGCGACGTGAAGCCCAGCAACGTACTGCTTGATTCTTCCGGCAATGCCTTTCTGATGGACTTTGGCATTGCCAAAATGGTGGCCAGCACGCTCGACCTGACCGGCGGCGGTATCCTGGGCACTCCGGCTTACATGAGTCCCGAACAATGCCGGGGCAACACCGAATTGACGCCCGCCTCCGACCAATACTCGTTAGGCATTATCCTCTACGAGATGGTCACCGGCCGCCCCCCCTTTCAGGCTGAAACGCCCATTGCCCTGATCCACATGCAACTGAACGACCCCCTGCCCCTGCCACGCCAGGTCCGCCCCGAACTGTCCGAAGAGATTGAGCGGGTGGTGCTCAAAGCCCTGACCAAAGACCCCAACCTGCGCTTTCGCACCTGTGGCGATATGGTGGCAGCCTTTGCCCGGGCGGTAGCCAAAATTTCCCCTGAGCAAACTCAACCGGCCGAAGACAGCCTGACCATCGCTTCTGAAATTCCGGCAGCGGTCACCACCCCGGATATTGAAGACGCCACCGTACTGCACGGAACCGCCGTGCCGGGTCAGGCTGCCAGGCCGCGCCGCCGGTTTCCGGTTTGGGCGTTTGGTTTGGCCGGGGTGCTGGTGATAGGTTTGTTGGCAGTAGCAGTAGCCGTTGTAGTTGGCTTGATTCCATCCGGCCAGGCGGAAGAAACACAGCCCTCTGTAACTGTGGTCGAATTGCCGGAAGGCACCCGGCGAGTGAAACCCTGCGTTTGGGACGATCACGGTCCCGGCTTGTGTATCTATGACCCTCCCCGCGAACAGCCCGACCAGAAAATCTTGCCAGAGACCGATTTTGAGATTACAGGCGGGGTTTCGTGGAGTCCTGATGGCAAAAAAATTGCCTTTTCGGCCATTGAACTCGGTGGGAACCCGTCGCAAGATCATGCGCTTTACCTGGTCAATGCCGATGGCACAGACCTGGCCAAACTCCCCCCCATTAATAACGACATCGGTCCGGCCTGGAGCCCGGATGGCGAGTGGTTGGCTTTCCATAGCGGCTGCGACCTGGCCATCATGCATCCCGATGGTTCTGAGCCGAAAATCATTTGGAACAGCGATGGACAACAAAGCGCATGTGTGGAACAGCCGCAGTGGTCTCCCGATAGCCGGTCAATTGTAGTTTCGGGGATGGTGGGCGGAGGTGGAGAGCCAACTTTTCCGGCAACGCGTGAGGTTTGGATTGTCTCTGATGAGGGTCATACGTTTACGTCTATTGCTACGATCGTTTATGAAAATGATGAATGTTTAATGCCCGATGTGGCTTTCAGCCCCGATAATACCCATGTAACCTACCTTGATGAAAAGTGCCGCGCCTGGTTGGTCAACGCCGATGGTTCGGGGCAACCGGAACTGCTTGATGAATTTCCTTATTGGTGGACGGCTGCCGTGGATCCTCAGTGGGGCCAGGCCAAACCTGTCCCTGAAATAGAGCCGGAATCAGCAACGCCATTGGAGCCGACGCCCGATTTTGCGGACACGCTTACGGATAAAATCATTGAACATTGTGAAAACTCGGAACCGCCCCAACTTTGCCTCCGTAACGCTGTCACCAACCGGGTTGCGCCAATAACGCAAAATCTAACTTTTGAGACAATTATTCTGTTTGCCTGGTCGCCCGATGGTGAGCAAATCGTTTTTGATGCCGGTACAGACCCGGCAACCGATATTTATGATCACAAACTTTATCTGATCAAGGCTGATGGTTCCAACCTGAAACAGCTTACCAGCGGCAACACCAACGACGTTTTCCCTGATTGGTCTCCTGATAATCAATTGATCGCTTTTGCGCGCGATTGCTCCCTGTGGGTCATCCGGCCAGATGGTACGGGGGCCAAACAATTGTTGCCCGGAGATGATAGATTTTGTGTTTCAATTCCAGCCTGGTCGCCCGATAGCCGGCAGATTGCCTTCTTGAATAGCCCTGACGATGAAACAATCCCCTACGAAATTCTCATACTCGATCCCAACCAACCTGCGCCTAAAGTGGTTCATTCGTTTGACCGGCCCGTTGAACCTTTCCTGATAACCTGGAACCCTGACGGCCAACAACTGGCCATCTGGTTTGCCGGTGACGCTCAACCCAGAATAGTACTGGTAAATATTAACGGCAGCGGCGAGCCAAAATTGATAGAAGGCGAGATGCTGGAAATATTGAATCCCTGGACCTGGATACCCAGTTACTGGCCACGCTGGGCAGGCAAACAAACGGTGGTTCGCCCGCCTGTTCAAGAATCAAAGGAAACCCTTATCCCGTCTGACCCGTGGGGGGATATTGTCATTCCGCCAGGGGGGACGATCAACTTGGCTTTTGTGGGGGCGCTTTCGGGCGAACTATCCGAACTTGGCGCAGTCCAAAAAAACGCTTTTCTGATGGCCCTTGAGGAAAAGTCAGCTATCAAAGGATTTCCCATTAAAGCCGGTCTCATCGTTGATGGCGGCTGTGGTGATCCTGATTTGGGGCAAAAAGCGGCCCAAGACGTTGTCGTTGAGGCCAATATTGTGGGCCTGGTTGGTCACACTTGCTCGGCTTCTTGCATGGGAGGAGCGCCTGTATACGAAGACGCTCATTTGGTCTGGATTTCTCCTTCCTGCTCCAATCCAAATTTGACCGAACAGGGCTTTGACGTGTTCAACCGGCTGGTCTTTCGGGATGACCGGGATGGAGATGAGAAAAATGCACAAGTTGTAGACACTCCGATCTACCAGGAATTTGCCCAAAGTTACCAGGATGCCTATGGCCAATCCCTGGCCGAAATAGGCTCAGGTTTTTTCGCGGCCTACACATACGATGCCACAAACATCCTGCTTCAAGCCATCGAGGTTGTCTCGGTGGAAGATGAAGCCGGCAACCTGATTATTGGCCGCCACATTCTGGCCGAGGCCGTGCGAAACATCCCAGCTTATCCAGGCGTCACCGGCGTCATCCGCTTTGATGACCAGGGCGACCGGTTGTTGCCGTAG
- a CDS encoding chemotaxis protein CheC: MKLTPAQIDTLKELINIGVGRAAGMLNDMLQSRVQLQVPYVKIFSPLTLKEEMGQLGSQKLSTVRLSFKGPFSGIASLVFPPDSAGKLVDVLTGEEPATPDLDSIRIGTLTEVGNIILNGVMGSIGNVLERHINYSVPTYLEDNIERLLLANGLDANTTILLAHTRFTIQQLQIEGDIILLFEVGSFDALLAAIDAINVS, translated from the coding sequence ATGAAACTAACACCTGCCCAAATAGATACTCTCAAAGAATTGATCAATATTGGCGTTGGCCGGGCGGCGGGCATGTTAAACGATATGCTGCAATCCCGCGTGCAGTTGCAAGTGCCCTACGTAAAAATATTCTCCCCGCTCACCTTAAAAGAAGAAATGGGCCAACTGGGCAGCCAAAAGCTTTCCACCGTTCGCCTCAGCTTCAAAGGGCCGTTCTCCGGCATTGCTTCCCTGGTCTTCCCGCCGGATAGCGCCGGGAAATTGGTTGACGTTTTAACCGGCGAAGAGCCGGCCACGCCCGATCTCGACTCCATCAGAATAGGCACGCTCACCGAAGTAGGCAACATCATCCTCAACGGCGTCATGGGTTCCATTGGCAATGTTTTAGAACGCCATATCAATTACTCTGTGCCCACCTACCTTGAGGATAATATTGAAAGATTGCTACTGGCCAACGGCCTCGACGCCAACACCACCATTCTCCTGGCCCATACTCGCTTCACCATCCAACAATTACAAATTGAAGGCGACATCATTCTGCTCTTTGAAGTTGGCTCGTTTGACGCGCTGCTGGCCGCCATTGACGCCATCAACGTTAGCTAA
- a CDS encoding MFS transporter has protein sequence MPEETVISPWRVLIPVGLGTSLSLIGDASLYVVLPTHVTEAGVSLASVGILLSANRFIRLLFNGPAGMAYDRWSRRYLFIAALVIGAVSTALYALTQGFWPLLAGRLLWGLAWSGIWVGGNVIVLDLAGENNRGRWVGLYQISFFLGSSSGTMIGGLLTDWLGYHTAMGVGASLTLLGAMIALIFLPETRHFRRAVSVNWSKVSPPAANIVKPVNRSQLASAFALLGMSRLVVAGFLLSTFGLFLLEQFGDSIYVAGRLFGVATLTGVGLGLTTLMAMAAAPVMGRLSDRLHNRWPVAVGGLAPGVAGFGLLALGLPLTVLLGLPLTAITSGSNQGLATALVGDLSEAKQHGRRLGMLFTTGDLASAIGPPLAYGLIPLFGLSGIYLLSAGLYALMFWVAWQWAVRLGKKKRYGYEG, from the coding sequence ATGCCAGAAGAAACTGTTATCTCGCCCTGGCGCGTGCTCATCCCGGTTGGGTTAGGCACGAGCTTATCCCTGATTGGTGATGCATCACTCTATGTTGTTTTGCCTACGCACGTAACCGAAGCCGGGGTATCATTGGCCAGTGTGGGTATCTTGCTATCGGCCAATCGTTTTATTCGGCTGCTGTTCAATGGCCCGGCGGGGATGGCTTATGATCGCTGGTCGCGCCGGTATTTGTTTATAGCAGCTTTGGTCATCGGTGCGGTTTCAACGGCCTTGTACGCGCTCACCCAGGGATTTTGGCCCTTACTGGCGGGTCGGCTGCTGTGGGGATTGGCCTGGTCTGGGATCTGGGTGGGGGGCAATGTCATTGTACTTGACCTGGCGGGTGAAAACAACCGGGGTCGTTGGGTTGGCCTTTACCAGATTTCCTTTTTCCTTGGCTCATCAAGCGGCACCATGATCGGCGGCTTGCTGACTGATTGGCTGGGCTACCATACCGCCATGGGGGTGGGCGCGAGTTTGACTCTTTTAGGAGCGATGATTGCCCTTATTTTCTTGCCCGAAACTCGTCATTTCAGGCGAGCCGTTTCCGTTAATTGGAGCAAGGTCTCGCCGCCTGCTGCTAACATTGTCAAACCAGTCAATCGGAGCCAGTTGGCTTCGGCCTTTGCCCTCCTGGGAATGAGTCGGCTGGTGGTGGCCGGGTTTCTGCTGTCAACGTTTGGTTTATTCTTATTGGAGCAGTTTGGCGATTCGATTTACGTTGCCGGTCGTTTGTTTGGCGTAGCTACCCTGACCGGAGTTGGGTTGGGTTTGACCACCTTGATGGCGATGGCCGCTGCCCCGGTGATGGGCAGACTGTCAGACCGTCTGCATAATCGTTGGCCCGTAGCCGTTGGTGGTTTAGCGCCCGGTGTGGCCGGCTTTGGCCTGCTGGCTTTAGGGTTGCCCTTAACCGTACTGCTCGGCCTCCCCTTAACGGCCATTACGAGTGGTAGCAATCAGGGTTTGGCCACAGCGCTGGTGGGCGATCTATCTGAGGCAAAACAACATGGCCGGCGATTGGGGATGTTGTTTACCACCGGCGATCTAGCCAGCGCCATTGGCCCGCCCTTGGCTTACGGCCTGATACCCTTGTTTGGCTTGAGTGGTATTTATCTTTTGAGCGCGGGTTTGTACGCCTTGATGTTCTGGGTGGCTTGGCAGTGGGCGGTCAGGTTGGGAAAAAAGAAGCGATATGGGTACGAAGGGTAA
- a CDS encoding GDP-mannose dehydrogenase gives MTRDKEVAYSISPAGEKFALPQADEYEQEFNKIKELAEKARQAGQEVVVVMGVGFVGAVMAAIIADARDKEGRPSKFVIGCQRPSTRSYWKIPLLNRGQSPVKAEDPEVDALINRCVNETKTLVATYNSDCLKLADCVVVDVQCDYVKHDLGDMRTGETDMVALEATLKTIGEKIPPHCLTLIETTVAPGTTEFVAWPILKRAFAARGLEATPVLAHSFERVMPGREYVASIRDFWRVCAGCTPEARQRVEKFLREIINTDKYPLTIMDRPIESETTKIVENSYRATILAFLNEWSIFAERNGVDLIKVIEAIRMRPTHSNIIFPGPGIGGYCLPKDGGLGYWAYRHLLGFEDGDSVFRLTPMAIDINDTRGLHVAELTRDALRNMGRYIAGADVLLCGASYRQHVGDTRYSGSELVVRKLAEMGAQIRAHDPYVAHWYELEKQEAYPAPGHSWKRFFRNQEDLKNVVVQKDLSTALKGVEAVVFAVPHQHYLDLKPDDVVAWTGKPLAVIDCFGILDDDAIRRYFELGCEVKGLGRGHIQQIKDAVRKLKR, from the coding sequence ATGACCAGGGACAAAGAAGTAGCTTATTCGATCAGCCCGGCCGGGGAAAAGTTTGCCTTGCCGCAGGCCGATGAGTATGAGCAGGAATTTAATAAAATCAAAGAATTGGCCGAAAAAGCCCGGCAAGCCGGCCAGGAAGTGGTAGTGGTGATGGGCGTCGGTTTTGTGGGGGCGGTTATGGCGGCCATTATTGCCGACGCCAGGGATAAAGAGGGCCGCCCCAGCAAATTTGTGATTGGCTGCCAACGCCCCAGCACGCGCAGTTACTGGAAAATCCCGCTCCTGAACCGGGGGCAATCGCCGGTGAAAGCGGAAGACCCGGAAGTTGACGCGCTGATTAACCGCTGTGTTAATGAGACAAAAACTCTAGTAGCCACGTATAATAGCGACTGCCTGAAGCTGGCCGACTGTGTGGTGGTTGACGTGCAATGCGATTATGTTAAACACGACCTGGGCGACATGCGCACCGGCGAAACAGATATGGTGGCCCTGGAAGCCACCCTCAAAACCATTGGCGAGAAAATTCCGCCGCATTGTTTAACCCTCATCGAAACAACAGTGGCCCCCGGCACCACCGAATTTGTGGCCTGGCCCATCCTGAAGCGAGCCTTTGCCGCGCGCGGCCTTGAGGCTACGCCGGTGCTGGCGCACAGTTTTGAGCGGGTCATGCCGGGCCGGGAGTATGTGGCCAGTATCCGCGACTTTTGGCGCGTCTGCGCCGGCTGCACGCCGGAAGCCCGCCAGCGCGTGGAAAAATTTCTGCGGGAAATCATCAATACAGACAAATATCCGCTGACCATTATGGACCGGCCAATTGAGTCGGAAACCACAAAAATTGTGGAGAATTCATATCGCGCCACTATTTTGGCTTTTCTCAATGAGTGGAGCATCTTTGCCGAACGTAACGGGGTGGACTTGATCAAGGTCATCGAAGCTATTCGCATGCGTCCCACCCACAGCAATATCATTTTCCCCGGCCCCGGCATTGGCGGGTACTGCCTGCCCAAAGACGGCGGCCTGGGTTACTGGGCCTACCGGCACTTGTTGGGTTTTGAAGACGGCGATAGCGTTTTTAGACTCACCCCAATGGCCATTGACATTAACGATACGCGCGGCCTGCACGTGGCCGAGTTGACCCGCGACGCCCTGCGCAACATGGGCCGTTACATTGCCGGCGCCGACGTGCTCTTATGCGGGGCCAGCTATCGCCAGCATGTGGGCGATACCCGCTATAGCGGCAGCGAGTTGGTGGTGCGCAAGCTGGCCGAGATGGGGGCGCAGATACGGGCACACGACCCCTACGTGGCGCACTGGTATGAACTGGAAAAACAAGAGGCTTACCCCGCGCCGGGACATTCGTGGAAACGGTTTTTCCGCAATCAGGAAGACCTCAAAAACGTGGTGGTGCAAAAAGACCTGTCCACCGCTCTCAAGGGCGTGGAAGCGGTTGTTTTTGCCGTGCCGCATCAACATTACCTTGATCTCAAGCCAGATGATGTGGTGGCCTGGACAGGCAAACCTTTGGCCGTGATTGATTGTTTTGGCATCCTGGATGACGACGCCATCCGGCGATATTTTGAGCTGGGGTGTGAGGTGAAGGGGTTGGGCCGCGGCCACATCCAACAGATCAAAGACGCAGTGCGTAAACTAAAAAGGTAG
- a CDS encoding PAS domain S-box protein — MNEIELAEQQFNILDQVPVGVFVLRKDSLVLFWNHCLEDWTGISRSRIVGANIGRHFPHLQEPKYAGRLQNIFEGGPPAIFSAQLHKSIIPAHLPNGQARIQHTTVTAVRSPTNQDFYALFVVQDVTDLTGRIQDYRLMRDQALAEIKERQLAEKALQHRIEFEDLITTLSTHFINLPSDQIDEGINHALQTIGEFLKVDRSYILLFSENATSMSISHEWDAPGLEPLSQTVKECPVDHFPWFAQKIKQFDTVLVSAIADLPPAATAEKEISRAKNIGALVNLPLVYRDVPVGSLAFASIQAQKKWAEEDIALLKIVGEIFVNALERKRAEARLQAYAADLERSNHELQTFAYIASHDLQEPLRKIQLFSNRLRTRHGDLFNEQARDYLERLLHAATRMQTLIQDLLTYSRLTTHAQPFTLVDLNKIASEVLSDLEGRIEEVGGQVAIGMLPTIEADPMQMGQLLQNLISNGLKYHRPTEPPLVKVRANIEEGLCRLTVADNGIGFDETHLERIFRIFERLHGHSKYEGTGIGLAICRKIVDRHGGAITATSAPGQGATFIVTLPLAQSKT, encoded by the coding sequence TTGAACGAAATCGAGCTTGCCGAGCAACAATTCAATATCCTCGACCAGGTTCCGGTGGGGGTATTTGTGCTCCGCAAAGACTCTCTCGTTCTTTTTTGGAACCACTGCCTTGAAGATTGGACCGGCATTTCTCGCAGCCGGATAGTGGGCGCAAACATTGGCCGGCACTTTCCCCATCTGCAAGAACCCAAGTATGCCGGTCGTTTACAAAACATATTCGAAGGCGGCCCGCCCGCTATTTTTTCGGCCCAACTGCACAAATCCATCATCCCGGCTCATCTGCCAAACGGCCAGGCCCGCATTCAGCACACCACGGTTACGGCTGTCCGCAGTCCCACTAACCAAGACTTTTACGCCCTTTTTGTGGTGCAGGATGTCACCGACCTGACCGGCCGGATTCAGGATTACCGCCTCATGCGCGATCAGGCCCTGGCCGAGATCAAAGAACGCCAACTGGCCGAAAAAGCGCTGCAACACCGAATTGAGTTTGAAGACCTCATCACGACCCTCTCCACCCACTTCATCAACCTGCCCTCAGACCAAATTGACGAAGGCATTAATCATGCCCTGCAAACCATTGGCGAATTTCTTAAGGTTGACCGGAGTTACATCTTGCTGTTTTCTGAAAACGCAACCAGCATGAGCATCAGCCACGAGTGGGACGCTCCTGGCCTTGAACCGCTCAGCCAAACCGTCAAAGAGTGTCCGGTTGATCATTTCCCCTGGTTTGCCCAAAAAATAAAGCAGTTTGATACCGTCCTTGTTTCAGCCATAGCCGACCTTCCCCCTGCCGCCACTGCTGAAAAAGAAATAAGCCGGGCTAAAAATATTGGAGCCTTGGTCAATCTGCCCCTGGTTTATCGCGATGTCCCGGTTGGCTCTTTGGCCTTTGCCTCTATCCAGGCTCAGAAAAAATGGGCCGAAGAAGATATTGCCCTGCTCAAAATTGTGGGCGAAATTTTTGTTAACGCCCTAGAACGCAAACGCGCTGAAGCCCGGTTACAAGCCTACGCCGCCGACCTGGAACGCAGCAACCACGAACTGCAAACCTTTGCCTACATCGCTTCACACGATTTGCAGGAGCCGCTGCGCAAAATTCAGCTCTTCAGCAACCGCCTGCGCACCCGGCACGGCGACTTATTTAACGAGCAAGCGCGAGATTACCTGGAACGGCTGTTACACGCCGCCACCCGCATGCAAACCCTGATCCAAGACTTGCTGACCTATTCCCGGCTGACCACCCATGCCCAACCCTTTACCCTGGTTGATTTAAACAAAATAGCCTCGGAAGTTCTATCAGACCTGGAAGGACGGATTGAAGAAGTAGGGGGCCAGGTAGCTATCGGCATGCTGCCCACCATCGAGGCCGACCCCATGCAAATGGGCCAACTGCTCCAAAACCTGATCAGCAACGGCCTTAAATATCACCGCCCCACCGAACCGCCACTGGTCAAAGTCCGGGCCAATATTGAAGAGGGATTGTGCCGGCTGACGGTTGCCGACAATGGCATTGGTTTTGACGAAACACATTTAGAGCGCATCTTCCGCATTTTCGAGCGTCTGCACGGTCACAGCAAATACGAAGGCACCGGCATCGGCCTGGCCATTTGCCGCAAAATTGTTGACCGTCACGGCGGCGCAATCACCGCCACCAGCGCCCCAGGCCAGGGAGCTACTTTCATCGTCACCTTACCCCTGGCTCAAAGCAAAACATAA
- the ftcD gene encoding glutamate formimidoyltransferase, with amino-acid sequence MKILLCIPNISEGRNREVVEQVVAEVRRIEGVKILNYSSDADHNRSVLTYLGEPEPVLAATKAMAARALTLIDMSRQQGAHPRLGAVDVVPFVPLREVETEEAVNLARQFGRFLGELGVPVYYYEDAATQPERVNLADIRRGQYEGLPEKFKDPAWLPDEGPATFNAKSGATVTGARFPLIAFNVNLRTTDVSIARRIARAVRHSSGGYRYVKAMGLAVKEQGLVQVSMNLTNYTQTPIPRVLETIRLEAARHGVSVAGSELIGTMPLGALEEVVKHYLQAHDFKLNQIVEYSLLE; translated from the coding sequence ATGAAGATTTTGCTGTGCATCCCTAATATCAGCGAAGGCAGAAACCGGGAGGTTGTTGAGCAAGTGGTGGCTGAAGTGCGGCGCATCGAGGGAGTCAAAATTTTAAATTATTCCTCTGATGCGGATCACAATCGCTCGGTACTCACTTACCTGGGCGAGCCGGAACCGGTGTTGGCCGCAACCAAAGCTATGGCGGCCAGAGCCTTAACCCTGATTGATATGAGCCGGCAGCAGGGCGCTCATCCCCGTCTAGGCGCAGTGGACGTGGTGCCGTTTGTGCCGTTGCGCGAGGTGGAAACAGAGGAAGCCGTTAACCTGGCCCGGCAATTTGGCCGCTTTTTGGGCGAGTTAGGCGTGCCGGTTTATTATTATGAAGACGCCGCCACGCAACCGGAGCGTGTGAATCTGGCCGATATTCGCCGGGGCCAGTATGAGGGGTTGCCGGAAAAATTTAAAGACCCGGCCTGGCTGCCGGATGAAGGGCCGGCCACGTTCAATGCCAAAAGTGGGGCCACGGTGACCGGGGCGCGGTTTCCCTTGATTGCCTTTAACGTGAATTTGCGCACAACCGACGTGTCTATTGCCCGGCGAATTGCCCGGGCCGTGCGCCACAGCAGCGGCGGGTATCGTTACGTTAAAGCCATGGGCCTGGCAGTGAAAGAGCAGGGCCTGGTGCAGGTTTCCATGAATTTGACCAATTATACCCAAACCCCTATCCCTCGAGTTCTGGAGACAATCCGTTTGGAGGCGGCCCGGCATGGGGTGAGCGTTGCCGGTAGCGAACTCATCGGCACCATGCCCCTGGGGGCATTGGAAGAAGTGGTCAAACACTATCTCCAGGCGCACGATTTTAAATTAAATCAAATTGTGGAGTATTCGTTGCTTGAATAA
- a CDS encoding response regulator, translating to MALILIIDDSSYQRRLVRKYMEAQGHQTIEADNGHVGLEMAASHRPDCILLDLIMPETSGFELLEKLQQQGSKIPVVVITADVQTSTHKQCLALGARAIINKPVDSEQLYQTINHILGSPEEGEA from the coding sequence ATGGCCCTCATTTTAATTATAGACGACTCCTCCTATCAACGCCGGCTCGTGCGCAAATATATGGAAGCGCAAGGACATCAGACCATAGAAGCAGACAACGGACACGTGGGCCTGGAAATGGCTGCCAGCCACCGGCCTGACTGCATTCTGTTGGACCTCATCATGCCCGAAACCAGCGGGTTTGAACTGCTGGAAAAACTTCAGCAACAAGGTTCAAAGATACCCGTTGTAGTTATCACCGCTGATGTGCAAACCAGCACCCATAAACAATGTCTGGCCCTGGGCGCCCGCGCCATTATCAACAAGCCGGTTGACAGCGAACAACTGTATCAGACCATCAACCACATTCTTGGCTCGCCAGAGGAGGGGGAGGCATGA